GTACCCCTCTTTAATGGCTCGGGACAATTAGCAATTCGATGCCCTAATTTCCCACAATTGAAACATGCTCCCGTCTGTCTGTGGCATTCTCCAGAATGACGATTATTACATTTGGGGCACATCTTTGGTTCTTGGTAAGTTGGGTGGGACGAAGCACCTTTGAAGGGTCCACTGGACTGATTCGGTCTCTCAAATGGTGGCTTCCCTTGAGATGACTGTCCAGTAAGAGGTCGCTTATTCTTGTTCTCGTTCTCCCGACGCTTGATATCCGTCTCAGCTCTTATCGCTGCTCCCATTAAATCAGCAAAGCTTGTAGGTTGGTAAACTGCTAAGGATGACTGGATACGGCTGATCAAACCCTTCTTGTATCTGTGCATCTTTAGAACTTCATCTGCCATGATTGTCGGGGCATAAGTTCCAAGGTCATTGAATTGGGAGGTGTAATCTACCACTGACATGTCTAGAGTTTGCGAGAAGTTCTCAAACTCGCTCAGTTTCTGAAGTCTGACTTCTGCTGAGAAATACTGTTTGAGAAAGACATCTCTGAATTGTTGCCAAGTGATTGCTCCGGCGGCTGTCAGGGTAGGTGAGACGGTTTCCCACCACTTGCTTGCCTTATCTTCCAGGAATGGCACTATCACCTCTACCTTAAGTGCCTCAGGTATCTCTAGCAGTCGCAGTTGGGTTTCCACGCTTTTCAACCAACTATGGCTACTCTCAGGGTCGGCGTCTCCCTTGAACACTGGGCAACGGTTCTTACGAAGGGACTCATAATGATACTTGATCCCATTCTGTGCCGGTGGTGGTTGTGGCTGCTGATTACCGTTACCATTGGGGTTTCCCAAACCCTGGATAGTTGTTGCCACTATGGTGGCTATAGCCATTAAATCTACTTGGCTCAGGCCCACTCTTGGAGGTGGATTGCCGTCAACATTCGGATCTTCCTCATTGTTGTTGCGGTTGTCAACGTTTGCGTATCGCGGGTTGCGATTGTTTTGGGGAGGTCTTCCGACCATCTCCTACAAGCGTACAAGTTTCTAAGATATTTGTTGTACAAACTGATAGAATTCATTGAATAATTTGTGCGAAAATAAATTGACGCCAACAAGTAATCGAAATAAcaacttttattgatttctcaaataaacataaacaaCTGAATGGGGATTTACTggaatcaaataaacataaacaaCTGAATGGGGATTTACTGGAATAGCAACAACGGAAATAAACTAAAAATGATTCACTAAAATATTCTAATCTGCTATCTCTCCATTCCCCACGGCTACGTCAGGTGGGGCTTCTTCCTCCTCG
The Primulina tabacum isolate GXHZ01 chromosome 9, ASM2559414v2, whole genome shotgun sequence DNA segment above includes these coding regions:
- the LOC142504390 gene encoding uncharacterized protein LOC142504390; this encodes MVGRPPQNNRNPRYANVDNRNNNEEDPNVDGNPPPRVGLSQVDLMAIATIVATTIQGLGNPNGNGNQQPQPPPAQNGIKYHYESLRKNRCPVFKGDADPESSHSWLKSVETQLRLLEIPEALKVEVIVPFLEDKASKWWETVSPTLTAAGAITWQQFRDVFLKQYFSAEVRLQKLSEFENFSQTLDMSVVDYTSQFNDLGTYAPTIMADEVLKMHRYKKGLISRIQSSLAVYQPTSFADLMGAAIRAETDIKRRENENKNKRPLTGQSSQGKPPFERPNQSSGPFKGASSHPTYQEPKMCPKCNNRHSGECHRQTGACFNCGKLGHRIANCPEPLKRGTKPNVDANPNKPKENKPNAHVFAITQEEADDANDVVAGTIFVNEMPAYVLFDSGVTHSFISKSFTKKLGLTPELLVEPFRVATPTSKTVETHRVHRKCKICINEHLFQAELIQLNMVEFDIILGMDWLARNNAMVDCKGKSVRLRTPNQKEVVYHGKSKELEVTSFRIPSMESHEIWSRYLSSNG